From the genome of Oryza glaberrima chromosome 1, OglaRS2, whole genome shotgun sequence:
GGCAGTGCAGCTGAACTGGAGCAATCACCGTGCAACGCTGCAACGACGCAGCCGCGCGCTGTTCGTCGGCGCCCAAACCCTATCGAGGTTTAAACAGAGAAAATAACCCGATAGGGTAATAATAGGCCAGCCTTATTTATgttgtttctttttcctttttattttttcattttctttctaaCGTGGTACtctatccgtcccaaaatataagtattctTAGACTCTGACACGGTCTCCGATATACTACTTTaatcaacaatatctataaaaataagatattttaaataaaaatattacataatatgatagtttgtttaataataaatctagtaccATCAATTTTGCataattaatcttttttattttctttttactattaattgtcaaagttaaaaatatttgacttgtcaTTATGctgaaaatgtttatattttagaacggagggagtacatatgtaGGGTGGATTAGAATGATCATTCCAAAACCATGCCGTTCATGCGAGGATGACGTGGCACGCTTATGTGGCACTTTTGATGGGTTAAGGATTATATTAAGTCATATGATTAATTTTGAGAACTTGCATGGTTGATTTGAAATCTTAGAAACTAAACTGACCTAGAGCAAAACTTCAAAGACCGTATTGAAGGGCAAAACGAAATTCACCCATTTTTATCACAAACTCTCAGCATGATATATGATCCTATATCCACATAATCAACGATAATTATTAACAGCCATATATCATCCGCAATACCGCCCATGCAATAATTATTAACAACCATATATCACCGCGTGCAACGATATTATTGTAGAGAATCTCTTACCTTATACTCCCTcctcccaaaatatttgacaccgttaacttttttaaatatatttgaccgttcgtcttattcaaaaaatttaagtaattattaatttttttctatcatttgattcattgttaaatatacttttatgtatacatatagttttacttatttcacaaaagtttttttaataagacaaatggtcaaacatgtttaaaaaaatcaacggcgtcaaacatttagggaatgagggagtagATAGATAGACGGTATATTTTGGAagtactttttctttttttggtgaGAAGTCTATGCGTATGAATTTGATGCATGTGACAAAAATCATTCCCATAGCTTATCTTCGAATACACTACATATACAACGGCACCTATATATACATGGACAATTAATTAACCCTCGACGGATAATTGCAACCGGCCGGGCATATCCACATCTGCATCTAGCTCACTACAtgcaaccatgcatgcatgcaaagggagaaaagaagaagaaatggaaAGAAACGGGGCGGATTTATCTTCAGAGCTCGATCGGAGAGTTAAACTCTATTTCGCTAGCGACAGAATGATTTGGTCTTCCGTATTTCTGGCCTCCTGGGCTCTGTCTaactaaatactccctccgttttaaaatgtttaacaccgttgactttttaagtacatgtttgaccgttcgtcttattaaaaaagtttgtgaaatatgtaaaactatatgtgcacataaaagtatatttaacaatgaatcaaataatatgaaaagaataaataattacttaaattttttaaataagacgaatgatcaaacacatactaaaaagttaacggtgtcaaatattttgaaacggagggagtaagcagCAAGCATGCATGATAAAAACGATATGCATTTGATCCTGATCGAAGCGGCGCGGAAACTTGTACAACCGCACGGAATTGTGTCACATGCCACCGTTCATCTTACATGCATTGTATATGGATCGATCGAGAGAACCACCGAACTACTCGCAGCCGCGCGCGCcccggccgggccggcccgggCCCGTACGTCCCCacgtcgccaccgtcgtcaTTTTCTTTCGCCTAACACGTAAAAGCTTTTACATGTCGATATAATTAAGTCATCGTCATCTTCCCGATGATCGATTAATTTAATTCCTTCCTACCACGCGTCCATAAGCCTACATCCCTTTTATGGGTTACTTTGGATGATTAGCCGTACGTGAAACGAACTATAAACGTAATTAGGCTCAGATCTAAACTCCTACTTCCTACGTGTTTTTCATTAGCACGTTTCCAAACTGTTAaaccatgtttttaaaaaaaaattatgtaaaagctcctttaaaaattcaaatgaacctaattttcaagtttataataattaataattaattaattatgtgttaattgCTTGCTCCAGTTTCCGTGCCTCTTAAGTTCAATTCCTATGCAAACAAACGAATGCTTAGGCccaaacttcaactttctcGTTTTCTATTAGTATGTTTTCCAAACGGTAAAAtggtacttttaaaaaaaattctatataaaagttatttaaaaatatttaaataaatctattttagtttttataataattaatatttaattaattatatgctaatgagcCTTCTCGTTTTAAGTGCGTTGAAAATTTTTCTCTCAACAAGGAGATCGAACGGTGCCTTAGGATATGAGTAAttgaatatttataattaaaaaaatatgaaaatagatttctttagtttttctaaaataaattatatatagaaaagttttcgTACAAAAGATAATATaatgtttagcagtttaaaatatgctaacaaaaatcaagaaatgaGCCAATCCAAAACGTAATTTAGAATGGCCCGTAGCCTCTCCTTGTTGATCGCCTATATAAACCGCGCCATGCGCCCCGCTTCTGAGCACACGCTGCACGTAATCGCGAACGCGCGACATGTACGCACAGCCACCGCCATTCGGTGCTCGCgcgtaatacttaattaacccTCACACTACTGTAGCCACTGCTCGCTCTGCACTCTCTCTCTGTCTGCATGCAAAGCCATAATTAGGAGCCAATGAAATAGCAGTCACCGAGTCGATCAGAGCAAAACGCTCTCGACtcgatcgcgcgcgcgcggttggCGGTTcccttcctccgctccgctcctctccatcatcgtcgtctgtgtgtgtgtctctgtgtgtgtgtgtgtgtggcagTAGCAGCCAGATCTcggccccggccccggcggATCGAGAGACCGATCGCGTACCCCACCCATCCACATGGGGACggaggccggcgacgtcgacggccgCAACCACCGGCCCGGCCGCGGGTcgtccgcgtcgtcgcgccACCTGCACGGCGTGGGAggcgcctcggcggcggaggtgaaCCTGTCCGGGCGCCGCCCGTTCGCGGAGAAGCTGTGGTCGGACCTCGCGGAGACGTTCTTCCCCGACGACCCGTTCCGCGGGTTCGGCGCGCTGCCCCCGGCCAGGCGCGCGTGGTGCGCGGTCAAGTACTTCGTCCCGGCGCTGGACTGGGTCCCGCGCTACGGCCTCGACAAGTTCAAGttcgacctcctcgccggcatCACCATCGCCAGCCTCGCCATCCCGCAGGGCATCAGCTACGCCCGCCTCGCCAACCTCCCTCCAATCATCGGCCTCTGTACGTGTACTGCGCGCTCGGATTTATTACTAATGCGTTTCTGCATGCGCACGCACACCCGATGaattaattggttttttttttttgggggttgcCAGATTCGAGCTTCGTGCCGCCGTTGATGTACGCGGTGTTCGGGAGCTCCAACAACCTGGCGGtggggacggtggcggcggcgtcgctgctgCTGGCGTCCATCATCGagacggaggtggcggcggacgagAACCCGCAGCTGTACCTGCAGCTCTTCTACACCGCCGCCTTCTTCACCGGCCTCTTCCAGACCGCGCTAGGCGTCTTtaggtaaaaataaaaaaaattaaaatcaaaccCCAAACTAATCGCACTTCCATCATCTCTCTTCACTAATTCATCACTCGTTAACCCGGCCTGACGTTTTTAATTAACCTGTTATTACTATTACGTTACACTTGGCCTGTGAAGGTTAGGGCTAATAGTGGATTTCCTCTCGCGGTCAACGATCACCGGGTTCATGGGCGGCACGGCGATGATCATCATACTGCAGCAGTTCAAGGGCCTCCTGGGGATGAAGCACTTCACCACCAAGACAGACATCATCTCCGTCCTGCACTCCACCTACCATTACCGGCACGAGGTGCAATGCGAATTACCAGTTCAATTTCATCACGTAATTTAAATCTCTCCGTGATTAGTACTAGTAATGACTTCACTAAGacctctttttaaaaaaaaaataaacaaaaaacaatTCACTTCACTAGTaggaggaaagaaagaaaagttgGGTCGTTCTTTTGCTTCTCCATACTTCTACTTCTCCCGTGTTTTCTGGACGTAATTTTGGAGTTTTTTCTTAAGAATTTTAACGGCGATTGTTCCTCGCTGTACTGGATGTGTAACCGCTATAAATAGCATGCAGCCGCACGTTTCGAGAGGGATAAACTGCGAAGTAGTTGAGTATTTCCGAATTCCGAGGGTGTTGTTGTAACCTCTCCTGTAAACTTCTCCGAGAAATAACCGCGACTAGTGTAAGGAATCTCGACTGGATTGCAACTAGGACTTTCTCGATTAGTATATCGGCTGGATTCGTGTCGAGTCGTTAACAACTTCAGATCAAAACAAGGTTTGCAACGATGATGCGTACGTGCAAACAAACAATAATACTATTTGGGTGTCGCTGGATCTTGTCTTTTTAAGAAAAGACCAATCATTGTTGGGCCTACAGTTTGTGCGCTGGACCGGTTGCGTGCACCGAGGAAATGCTCGGGATTGTTTTTGACGGGAAACTATTTAAAATCTATCTCAAGGGTCGTCCTTTTCATCTCTTTAGTCCTTGTTTAGTTTGCGTgataaaaaattttgatgtgtcatatcggatatacggacacatatttaaagtatctTTTTTGctgtagattaataacaaaacaaattacatatttcgcCTGAAAACTGTGAGATGAagttattaagcctaattaatccatcgttagtaaatatttactgtagcaccacattgtcaaatcatggagcaattaggcttataaTATTCATATCACATTTtgcacgcaatctgtgtaattagttttttttgtttatactagaaaaaatacccgtgcgttgcaacaggtgaattctattttaatcttattattattatatggtttagttaagatgaaattcactgtgagagttcacttggatatatatatatatacatacatacatacatacatacatatatatatatatatatatatatatatatatatatatatatatatatatatatatatatatatatatatatatatatatatatatatatatataatcatgagttgcagttaggagtccaatcgtctcaagttagcatgcaagtttcttttaaaaaacagaatttttatataatttcttatgtattaccaaaagtgaacgatcttaaaaaccgactcaaatacggatatatattaacaaaagcaaacgaacttaaaaaccgactcatacacggatgacatatcaaaataccagcaaaaacatctttaatttttataatagtagagatttaatacttcatacatatgTCAAAACATTCGATCTGATAGTGTAAAAAGTTTTTGTTGGAGAACTAAATAGTGCCttacatgtcacttaaataattatatttttttataaatttaataagaTACATTAATATATGATAGATCAATCCACAATTAAACTTTAATTTCTACATGTTttaatgaaaaaacaaatttaattgttaGTATATGTTAActagctgtagtttaatttatttttttaatttgtagaagttgaattttaaattatatatttattaagtGATATATCGCATGTTAATCCACTCTCTTTCTGTTGTACAGCCCGTAGCTttctgaagattttttttaccagCATTATATGGCCAGTACATTGCTAGTACTGGTACATGCCATGTTGACCTTGGTCAATGTCATGTGAGGAATGATACATGCCATTGCGCATTTTCAGAAACACCAGACGTGTAGCACACTAGcatatgttcctttttttttctttgtaatcGCGGGTAAATGATTTCAGAGTGGAAAAATTGCAGGAATAAGATTCTGAACTGAACCttttgtttatgttttttttttttaactctgcAGTGGAAATGGCAGAGTGCAGTTCTCGGCATATGCTTCCTCTTGTTCTTGCTGTCGAGTAAGCACCTGGTAAGTGGGGGAATCAGGAGACTGATGAATCTAGCCAAACAACTGTACCCATACGCTAAGCTACTGCTACTTTATAGAATGATCCGTTTTATATTCATATAAGTTTTGTTTCTCCAAAACTTCAGAGAAAGAAACTGCCAAAATTGTTCTGGGTGTCGGCCATTGCGCCATTCATGGTTGTCGTCATCGGAGGCATCTTCGCTTTCCTCGTCAAGGGTGACGAGCATGGAATTCCGATAGTAAGTCAGTCGTCCATGCCAAGACGATTCAAGCTTCAGAGAaacatcaatatttttttttctgttttcctgACAACATGCGCTAAAACGCTGCTTAACTTGGGACAGGTCGGTAACCTGAATAAAGGGATCAATCCCCTGTCCATTGCGCAGCTAACGTTCCAGTCCAGGCACATGAAGACGGCAGTGAAAGCTGGTCTCTTGTCTGGGATCCTAGCACTGGCAGTACGAACATGATCTTGACTCAAACTCCCTCATCAATCACTTAAACTTTACACTCTAATTCACCGGAGTTTCTGATCGGCGGCCATCGATGCTTCTCCAGGAAGGAATAGCCGTCGGCCGAAGCTTGGCGATGGTCAAGAACGAGCAGATCGACGGCAACAAGGAGATGATCGCGTTTGGTATCATGAACATCGCCGGTTCTTTCACCTCCTGCTACCTCACGACAGGTATAAATCTTGGCCTCTGCGACCTTTGTTCAGAAAACCAGAACCATGATACATTTGGCAACATTTTGTCTGACGATGTGCTGCTTGTTTCAGGGCCGTTCTCAAAGTCGGCGGTGAACTTCCACGCCGGGTGCAAGACGCCGATGTCGAACGTGGTGATGTCGGTGTGCATCATGCTGGTGCTGCTGTTCCTGGCACCCCTCTTCAAGTACACCCCGCTGGTGGCGCTCTcctccatcatcgtcgtcgccatGATCGGGCTCGTCAAGGTCAAGGAGTTCTGCCACCTCTACAAGGTCGACAAGTTCGACTT
Proteins encoded in this window:
- the LOC127760224 gene encoding probable sulfate transporter 3.5, whose product is MGTEAGDVDGRNHRPGRGSSASSRHLHGVGGASAAEVNLSGRRPFAEKLWSDLAETFFPDDPFRGFGALPPARRAWCAVKYFVPALDWVPRYGLDKFKFDLLAGITIASLAIPQGISYARLANLPPIIGLYSSFVPPLMYAVFGSSNNLAVGTVAAASLLLASIIETEVAADENPQLYLQLFYTAAFFTGLFQTALGVFRLGLIVDFLSRSTITGFMGGTAMIIILQQFKGLLGMKHFTTKTDIISVLHSTYHYRHEWKWQSAVLGICFLLFLLSSKHLRKKLPKLFWVSAIAPFMVVVIGGIFAFLVKGDEHGIPIVGNLNKGINPLSIAQLTFQSRHMKTAVKAGLLSGILALAEGIAVGRSLAMVKNEQIDGNKEMIAFGIMNIAGSFTSCYLTTGPFSKSAVNFHAGCKTPMSNVVMSVCIMLVLLFLAPLFKYTPLVALSSIIVVAMIGLVKVKEFCHLYKVDKFDFCICMVAFLGVVFFTMVAGLSASVGLSVVRALLYVARPATCKLGNIAGSETFRDVKQYPQAKSIPGILVLQLGSPIYFVNAGYLRERILRWVEDEDNLCKSVGHDLQYLVLDLGGVTSVDNSGVGMLLEVHKSLERRGITIALTNPRLEVTEKLVLSGYVRDILGDEWVFLTVKDAITACRYALQISRNKGEDEV